A genomic stretch from Erwinia sp. E_sp_B01_1 includes:
- a CDS encoding prepilin-type N-terminal cleavage/methylation domain-containing protein translates to MSNQQHKGFTLLEMMVALMVFSLIAIAGIELIQGGCGGKSNCRKRRKPSLHYNGQ, encoded by the coding sequence ATGAGCAATCAACAGCATAAAGGATTCACCCTGCTTGAAATGATGGTGGCGCTGATGGTCTTTTCGTTGATTGCGATCGCCGGCATTGAGCTGATTCAGGGGGGCTGCGGGGGAAAGAGCAACTGCAGGAAAAGGCGGAAGCCTTCACTGCATTACAACGGGCAGTAG